A segment of the Hallerella succinigenes genome:
CAAACATTGATGTGAACGCGTATGTTCGCCAGAAAAGTACGGATAATCCGGAAAAGATTGAATACGACGATTCCATCCCGTACGGCGACAAAATAAAGTTTATCAACAATACTGCTGTGCGCTTGCCGCCGAATCTTTCTATTTATGCAACAATGAACACAAATGACCAGAACGTGTTCACGATGGATAATGCGTTCCAGCGCCGTTTCAAGTCAAAGATGATTCGAAATGTTTTGGACGAAAATTCCGCCCAGTACAAGACCGAAATTGACGATACAGGCGTTTACTGGGGTGATTTCCGTAAATGGATAAACGAAAAGATTCTATTGCCATAGACGGCTGTTTTGAAGGCTGATGACAAGTGTCTGGGCGGTTGGTTCATCACAGGCGAAAAAATCGGCGGCGTGGACAAAATCAAGAAAGAAGACTTTGCGGAAAAGGTTCTCAAGTATCTGTGGGACGACGTTTTCAAGCGCAACAAGTCTGGCGAGATTTTCGTCAAGGATGATAAAGTCAACTCCCTTTCGGATTTGATAGACGCTTTTGAAACGTCCGTCGGATTTGAGTCCTTTGAAAAGATTTTCAAGATGAATGACGTGGATAAGGCAAAGTTGCAAAAGCAGGCGAATACCTAAATGACAGCACTTGCACAACATATCGCAGAACCCGCACCAAAGGCTTTCACGTCTTTTGCGGATTTTTGCGTGTATGATGCTTGGCGTTCAAGTGACGAAAAGAAGGACAAATCGTTTGTTGGGATAAAGATTGAGGATAACCGCCCCAAAATCTATTTCCCGATGGGGTATCGCGCATCAAAGCCACCCGAGGATGTTTGCAAGCGGGATTTCTACCAGCTTATTGCTGTATTGAACGATAAATCCCTGCAAAGCTATTTCTCCGAAGAAGACTTGAAAAAATTCCAACTGGATTTCCCGTTCTACGCGTATCTTTCGGTATTGCAGTACTATCTCGATTTCGGCTACTTTGTGGAATCCGAAACGATTTACAAGAAGGGTTTCTCCGGCAAAATCAGCTGGCCGCGAACAATTAAAAGAATTAAGCCGCAGGTTGTCAAAGACGAAGAAGGTCACGATCAAGTTGTATATCTAAACTTGATTACTCGCAATACGAGTTACCGCGAAGACAACCTGATAACGCTCGTCCACAAGTTTTGTGTTAAAGAGGCCGCTCAACTGATTGGTCCGCTTTACGGAATTTCAGAAGACGAAGTCGAAGAGCCGGAACTTTTGTTCGACTATGAACTATTTGCAGAAGTGATTCAGGATAAAATCACAGCGACTTTCAACGATAAACATTTGGAACTTTTTCATGCGATGCTGAAAATGGTTCGCTATTTAGGGAACAGGGATAATCGTGGCGAAGATGGTAGTGAAAACGAGCCGTTATTCGGCGTAAATACCTTCGCCCCCGTGTGGGAAGCGATGGTGGATAAAATTTTCGGGAAGTTGCCGCAGGGTGTCGCCAAGGATAAATTTAATCCGCATTGTGAATGGGATCTGAGTTCTGGAGCCCGCGGATACGAAAATCCCACTTATGCAATGCGTCCCGATACGATTATGTGGGATGAGGAAGGCAATCGTCTTTATGTTCTGGATGCCAAGTATTATAAGTTTGGCGTGACTGGTTCTGCATCAGATTTACCGTCTTCGGGTTCGATTTGCAAGCAAATTGCTTATGCGGAATATGTGGAAACACATTGGAAAGAAATTTTAGGCGTGGATTCTATCGTTCTGCCAAAGCCTATCTACAATGCGTTCCTACTGCCGTATTGTTTTGATGCCGACAACTCTCAATTACCGCCGGACGACGGCTTTGAAACGCGTCCTTGCAAGATGCGCTTTATAGGCTTTTGCCATGGGAACTGGAAGAATCTTGATGCAAGGCCGGGCGAAGTCGATTATCGTTCTTACCACCGAATCGCGGGAATTTTGCTGGATGTAAGGTCGGTGATGAAGAACTATGGAGCGTTTGGTGAGGCTCAAAAGACGTTGGCGACGTGTATTTTGAGGGAAAACTCGAATTGTTGTACATGAATGCTTCCATTGGTTATTGCATCAATATTATTTTTCTAAAAATGACTCCGATGCGGTTCATTCATGTAGCAAAGACTCATTTACAATTTTTGGTTGCTCCGAAGACGATTCTGCGATAAATATTCTTGAATGGCAGGCAAACTATGCTGCCGCATGTTTCTTGATGCCACAAGAGGATGTTTCGCAGGCTTTTATTAAACGTTTTGCGTTTAAAGGGCTTTCCTCAGAAACCGCTAGAAATGAAGCGCTGGGTGAATGCTCATATTTCTATGTTGGCGAAGCAATTTGATGTCGCCATAGAATATGGGAGCGATGTGGAATTCGCGTAGATGGAAATTTTTTATTCTATTTGTTAGAAATTAGCGAACAGCAAACGGTAAATGTATGAAACTAGACAAGTATGCTATTGTAGCCAAATTGGACGTGAGCATTCGTCTTATTCTCAGTGACTTTTGAAGTGGTGAATTTCTAGGTTTGAGAATAAATTACC
Coding sequences within it:
- a CDS encoding LlaJI family restriction endonuclease: MTALAQHIAEPAPKAFTSFADFCVYDAWRSSDEKKDKSFVGIKIEDNRPKIYFPMGYRASKPPEDVCKRDFYQLIAVLNDKSLQSYFSEEDLKKFQLDFPFYAYLSVLQYYLDFGYFVESETIYKKGFSGKISWPRTIKRIKPQVVKDEEGHDQVVYLNLITRNTSYREDNLITLVHKFCVKEAAQLIGPLYGISEDEVEEPELLFDYELFAEVIQDKITATFNDKHLELFHAMLKMVRYLGNRDNRGEDGSENEPLFGVNTFAPVWEAMVDKIFGKLPQGVAKDKFNPHCEWDLSSGARGYENPTYAMRPDTIMWDEEGNRLYVLDAKYYKFGVTGSASDLPSSGSICKQIAYAEYVETHWKEILGVDSIVLPKPIYNAFLLPYCFDADNSQLPPDDGFETRPCKMRFIGFCHGNWKNLDARPGEVDYRSYHRIAGILLDVRSVMKNYGAFGEAQKTLATCILRENSNCCT
- a CDS encoding ImmA/IrrE family metallo-endopeptidase; protein product: MHQYYFSKNDSDAVHSCSKDSFTIFGCSEDDSAINILEWQANYAAACFLMPQEDVSQAFIKRFAFKGLSSETARNEALGECSYFYVGEAI